In one Lysobacter alkalisoli genomic region, the following are encoded:
- a CDS encoding sensor histidine kinase, with amino-acid sequence MPEVTFESPALHGHVRGAQHGDMTQRLRPLLQPLNLAAIVTVATVGMAIQLDSVTAVGTVWGLLGLFIAALLALDVLPAASWSRAVLYLVQSACAFAVIALAPRTGVAPILLVILVAELVMDYPLRVVLPLALLFNLILYALLASAGRDPVWLQVVLYMGFQAFAMLTTWYARTAEEARDRLAAVNADLLATRSLLADSVRDRERLRVARELHDVAGHKLTALTLNLRVLAADLPPRHELQQAEQLAGELLGDIRRIVHAVRDERGFDLATALRALAAPLPRPQLDLRITPDVHVADPDTAETLLRLVQEALTNTARHTSADRVRVSLAMVDGDIRVDIEDDGHLRGPLREGSGLTGMRERVQARGGRIEFGSSSASALRIEAWLPAAEQG; translated from the coding sequence ATGCCGGAAGTCACTTTCGAATCACCGGCATTGCATGGGCACGTCCGTGGGGCGCAGCATGGCGACATGACCCAGCGCCTGCGCCCATTGCTGCAACCGTTGAACCTGGCCGCGATCGTGACCGTGGCCACGGTCGGCATGGCCATCCAGCTCGACTCCGTCACCGCGGTCGGCACCGTCTGGGGATTGCTGGGCTTGTTCATCGCCGCCCTGCTGGCGCTCGACGTGCTTCCGGCAGCGTCGTGGTCGCGCGCGGTGCTGTATCTGGTGCAAAGCGCATGCGCATTCGCGGTGATCGCGCTGGCGCCGCGCACAGGGGTCGCGCCGATACTGCTCGTGATCCTGGTTGCAGAGTTGGTGATGGACTACCCGCTGCGCGTGGTCCTGCCGCTGGCCTTGCTGTTCAACCTCATTCTCTATGCGCTGTTGGCATCCGCCGGGCGCGACCCGGTCTGGCTGCAGGTCGTGCTGTACATGGGGTTCCAGGCGTTCGCCATGCTGACCACCTGGTACGCGCGCACGGCCGAGGAAGCGCGCGACCGTCTCGCCGCGGTCAATGCCGACCTGCTCGCCACCCGCAGCCTGCTCGCCGACAGCGTGCGCGACCGCGAACGCCTGCGGGTCGCGCGTGAACTGCACGACGTGGCCGGCCACAAGCTGACCGCGTTGACCCTCAATCTGCGCGTGCTGGCCGCCGACCTGCCGCCGCGCCACGAGTTGCAGCAGGCCGAGCAACTGGCGGGTGAGCTGCTCGGCGACATCCGCCGCATCGTCCACGCGGTCCGCGACGAGCGTGGTTTCGACCTTGCGACTGCATTGCGTGCACTGGCCGCGCCGCTGCCGCGCCCGCAACTCGACCTGCGCATCACCCCGGACGTGCACGTCGCCGATCCCGACACCGCCGAGACCCTGCTGCGGCTGGTCCAGGAAGCGCTGACCAACACCGCGCGCCACACCAGCGCCGATCGCGTCCGGGTTTCGCTGGCGATGGTGGACGGCGACATCCGCGTCGACATCGAGGACGACGGCCACCTGAGAGGTCCACTGCGCGAGGGCAGCGGCCTGACCGGGATGCGCGAACGTGTGCAGGCACGTGGCGGCCGGATCGAGTTCGGGTCGTCATCGGCAAGCGCGTTGCGGATCGAGGCATGGTTGCCGGCGGCGGAGCAGGGATGA
- a CDS encoding DUF2306 domain-containing protein, whose protein sequence is MNAYGLLFATHVAAGTVALLTFWSAALLRKGSQPHRLVGRAYLLAMVCVIATALPMCVVQYQRGQPVTAAFLAYLVVITSTAVWSAWRAVRDKHDVVRYTGPVFVVLGVLSLLTGAAVLALGVRVNSPLLMGFSSIGLVAGIDTLLKRIRREKMAARPGWWRTEHYTSMLGNGIATHIAFLGIGLPRLLPSLGGSSLQYLAWFGPLLVAVLAKLWLDRRWKPGPARPTGRAMDSLQRSA, encoded by the coding sequence ATGAATGCCTATGGCCTGCTTTTCGCCACCCACGTCGCGGCCGGCACAGTGGCGCTGCTCACGTTCTGGTCGGCGGCATTGCTGCGCAAGGGCAGCCAGCCGCATCGCCTCGTTGGTCGAGCCTACCTGCTGGCAATGGTCTGCGTGATCGCCACCGCACTGCCGATGTGCGTGGTCCAGTACCAGCGTGGTCAGCCGGTCACCGCGGCCTTCCTCGCCTATCTGGTCGTGATCACCAGCACCGCAGTGTGGTCGGCCTGGCGCGCGGTCCGCGACAAGCACGATGTGGTCCGCTACACCGGGCCGGTGTTCGTGGTGCTGGGCGTGCTGTCGCTGCTGACCGGTGCGGCGGTACTGGCACTCGGCGTGCGGGTGAACTCGCCTCTATTGATGGGATTCTCGTCGATCGGGCTGGTGGCCGGCATCGACACGCTGCTCAAGCGCATTCGACGCGAGAAAATGGCGGCACGGCCGGGCTGGTGGCGGACCGAGCATTACACTTCGATGCTCGGCAACGGCATCGCCACCCATATCGCCTTCCTCGGCATCGGCCTGCCGCGCCTGTTGCCCTCGCTGGGCGGCAGCTCGCTGCAGTACCTGGCCTGGTTCGGGCCGTTGCTGGTCGCGGTGCTGGCCAAGCTGTGGCTGGACCGGCGCTGGAAGCCGGGCCCGGCGCGCCCGACCGGGCGCGCGATGGACTCGCTGCAGCGATCAGCGTGA
- a CDS encoding TonB C-terminal domain-containing protein, protein MKAMSGRTAGDTGKSGKIRERAALLVALSLCLSAQAQSPARDEAALVRAYSRALHDAVHTHWQPPDGADVTGVCALVVRQLPGGDVLDVQPHPTCEYDEAGQASVVDAVFQASPLPYRGYETVFSRELRLMFQTE, encoded by the coding sequence ATGAAAGCGATGTCTGGCCGGACTGCCGGCGACACAGGAAAGTCGGGAAAGATCCGGGAGCGTGCCGCATTGCTGGTGGCCCTGTCGCTCTGCCTGTCGGCACAGGCTCAATCGCCTGCCCGGGACGAGGCTGCGCTGGTGCGCGCCTACTCCCGGGCGCTTCATGATGCCGTCCATACGCACTGGCAGCCACCGGACGGCGCGGACGTGACCGGGGTCTGTGCGCTGGTGGTAAGGCAGCTGCCAGGCGGTGATGTGCTCGATGTGCAACCGCACCCGACCTGTGAATACGACGAGGCGGGCCAGGCGTCGGTAGTGGATGCCGTATTCCAGGCCAGTCCGTTGCCTTATCGAGGATACGAGACGGTATTCAGCCGCGAGTTGCGGCTGATGTTCCAGACGGAATGA
- a CDS encoding DUF389 domain-containing protein — MPNLSSPQALWHWLHQWRSNHLKVDRIAVLEHVAEAGSLGPRYTFMTVMSCGIAMLGLLQNSVAVIIGAMLISPLMGPIVELGMSLATFDFRNMRAALKTLTVGMAVALLTAILIVSVSPLREPTPEILARTEPTLFDLLVAVFSGLAGAYATITRKGETIVGVAIATALMPPLAVTGFGIAIGNGSIAGGAAFLFMTNLLAIALSVTMMARWYGFGATDSPKQTAWQASLIVGTFVLLSIPLGLALREIAARGLVERSVRTTLDAAARESKGQVTSLRVERRDRALHVDAVLLTPQHRPQLGQALERLLETELGQPVVVELREVLTADDVTLARDQASLAQLRDSVQRLQSAARQDAEARTASERALVELHERAVSQLGAFEVLQGGQQARWRLKSEAGLDLAAARQMESALVGAGTAPQVDVIPALQPLPAIGFADDSAELDAAGREAVQDIAWALQRWQLHSVVVTGHAGGDADLALARAEAVAEALREAGVRVDAATGADRSATHALIAREGGDAVRSARVQVVTSSR, encoded by the coding sequence TTGCCGAACCTGTCCAGTCCCCAAGCTCTCTGGCACTGGCTGCACCAGTGGCGCAGCAACCACCTGAAGGTCGACCGCATCGCGGTGCTCGAACACGTGGCCGAGGCCGGATCGCTCGGCCCGCGCTACACCTTCATGACGGTGATGTCCTGCGGCATCGCCATGCTCGGCCTGCTGCAGAACTCGGTGGCGGTGATCATCGGCGCGATGCTGATCTCGCCGCTGATGGGACCGATCGTCGAGCTCGGCATGTCGCTGGCCACGTTCGACTTCCGCAACATGCGCGCGGCGCTGAAGACACTCACGGTCGGGATGGCCGTGGCGCTGCTGACCGCGATCCTGATCGTGTCGGTGTCGCCGCTGCGCGAGCCGACCCCGGAGATCCTCGCCCGCACCGAGCCGACCCTGTTCGATCTGCTGGTGGCGGTGTTCTCCGGACTGGCCGGCGCCTACGCGACGATCACCCGCAAGGGCGAGACCATCGTCGGTGTCGCGATCGCGACTGCGCTGATGCCTCCGTTGGCGGTGACCGGCTTCGGCATCGCGATCGGCAACGGCAGCATCGCGGGTGGGGCGGCGTTCCTGTTCATGACCAACCTGCTCGCGATCGCGCTGAGCGTAACGATGATGGCGCGCTGGTACGGTTTCGGCGCGACCGATTCGCCCAAGCAGACCGCCTGGCAGGCGAGCCTGATCGTCGGCACGTTCGTGCTGCTGTCGATCCCGCTCGGGCTCGCCCTGCGCGAGATCGCCGCACGCGGCCTGGTCGAGCGCAGCGTGCGCACCACGCTCGACGCTGCGGCACGTGAAAGCAAGGGCCAGGTCACCTCGCTGCGGGTCGAGCGGCGCGACCGCGCCCTGCACGTGGACGCGGTGCTGCTGACCCCGCAACATCGACCGCAGCTGGGCCAGGCGCTGGAACGTCTGCTGGAAACCGAGCTCGGCCAGCCGGTGGTGGTGGAGCTGCGCGAGGTGCTGACCGCCGACGACGTCACCCTGGCCCGCGACCAGGCGTCGCTGGCACAACTGCGCGACAGCGTGCAGCGGCTGCAATCGGCCGCGCGACAGGATGCCGAGGCACGTACTGCCAGCGAACGGGCGCTGGTCGAACTGCACGAACGTGCAGTATCGCAGCTGGGCGCGTTCGAAGTACTGCAAGGCGGTCAGCAGGCCCGTTGGCGGCTGAAGTCCGAAGCCGGGCTGGACTTGGCCGCGGCCCGACAGATGGAATCGGCACTGGTCGGAGCCGGCACCGCTCCGCAGGTGGACGTGATTCCGGCGCTGCAGCCGCTGCCGGCGATCGGTTTCGCCGACGACAGCGCCGAGCTGGATGCTGCCGGACGCGAAGCTGTGCAGGACATCGCCTGGGCCCTGCAGCGCTGGCAGCTGCACTCGGTCGTCGTGACCGGCCATGCCGGGGGTGACGCCGACCTCGCCCTGGCCCGTGCCGAGGCCGTCGCGGAGGCCCTGCGCGAGGCCGGTGTCAGGGTCGATGCGGCCACTGGCGCCGACCGCAGCGCCACCCATGCCCTGATTGCACGCGAAGGCGGTGACGCGGTCCGTTCTGCACGGGTGCAGGTCGTGACGTCCTCACGCTGA